Genomic window (Culex pipiens pallens isolate TS chromosome 3, TS_CPP_V2, whole genome shotgun sequence):
aaatgtgtttgaaaaaatatcaaacaaaaacaatagaaaattcatttttttctgcgtTAATGATGATTTCAACATGTTTTGGCTGGTTTAGAAATATTTCGATGTTTAATGTGATTCCACTGACGGTACCATATCTTCATACTCTCGGATGGCGCTACCTTACTGTAGCTGAAAGTTTCGCGAAAATCGATGAGGGTTGGGGAAAGTTCTGTGTGAGTTGACAGAGAGACCCGTTTTCGTTAAATTGTTATTTagacttttgttgttgttttaaacgatttaatgtgtcacttaaaaattatttattttttttataagtaattttaataaatacgGCATTAACATTTCGACTAGAAATAGAGAACAGCTGTTTTGGAAATTATAATCTTTTAACGCCAAAATATtcacgaaaaattgttttttttgttaaaatttgtcaaaaagaaaacaaatatcaAATTCTTCAACAAATCTCACTAAAATGTGACATAAAACCTACCGAAAAGAGTTTTAACAACCTTTTGGTGATAAATTTCACTACCATAACCAAATGAACATGTTCAAACAATCAACTAAAACGAGCTACGAGCTACGAGAGTTTACGCATTGTCAGTGAGTCTAAAAGTAATCAACTACAAGAGCTAAAGAGTGCAAAAAAGAGAATAGTTTCATAACAGTgaaagagagtttttttttatgatttgttttgatttttcttctaaGAAACGTTCAGAGCAAGTAAAATTTACCGTGGATTTCCACTTGGGATTTGTACTGTCCTGTTtcagttgttatttttttcgtttttgtttatggtcgttagaggatttttttttgtttcattttttttcgttttggtcGAAGGCAGAGATAAAAAGAGAGGCGaaagacaaaaaagaaacgATCGATACGATAAGAGGATAATAATGGAGAACAGGGCGaacgaacacacacactcacactcataTTTACGATTGGTGTGTTTAATTAAACGTCCGCAAACGGGGGCGCAAAGTCTTTTGTGGTTTCTTCATTCAAGGGACTAATTCTATTTGAAATGGGGATAACGCTCTACTCTAAGAGGGTGGGATTATGAGAAGGGGATATATCTACAAAACTGaagaaaaaatgaattaaaatcgattttgtgGCCCTGCTGTGAAGCTGGTGAAATGGTCTTTTTTTAGATGTTGGTACGAAATATCAATTATCAGTTGTCAATTGCAGAAGTTTTTTTACAAGTTTATGGCTTTTGGAAGAGGCATTTGATTTGAAATGACTGCAAAAACTTGGATAATACAGGTGAAAGATTTGTCTAATAAAATGATCATGTATTAGGATGACAATGGTGACTCATATTTGACCCAAGGAACAATTTTACCGAAGACATCTAAGCGATTCGTCCACTATGAACTATCTCAAATATCGACCACGAATTCGTGTTTAGTGCTCAATATATCTTTGGATGGATTGATATACTAGAACGCTTTCTTGAAGAATTTAACTGTCTTTCTTATCTTAAACTTGAGTAAATTCGCCGCCACTATGGTCGCAAAAAGTGGTCCCGACTCCTGCGGAAAACATTCAGCCACAATCCGCGCCGCCAGCGCACACTTGTCACATCGGAATTCCTCCGTCAACCGGTCGATACACTTCCGAGCACTTTCTTTGAACTCATCTTCCGGAACGTCATAGCCACCACACTGAACGTACATCCGGTCCAGGTTGGGACCCCGTTCGTCGTCGTACAGTCCCTGCCGGATAATGACGCAACGCATCAGACAACGGGACTGCTCGTTCAGCTGGAAGTTATACCGGGTGTAGTCGTCCAACTCATCCGGCGACACTTGGAGGAACTCGATGCACTCCTGCAAGATCGAAGCGACCTCCAGCTCTGTCCGCGGAACAAGCTGAGCCGTCTGAACTATCTCTCCGTAGTTCTGGCAGAAACAGCGGCGCGAAACTGCAGCTCGTCTGCAAACGTCATCCTGTGCGATATCTCGAGAACCACGCTGAATGCAAGCGCTTGTCCGAGCGCCATTCTCGTGGTCATCGCAGCTTGGAGCAAAGTGTTGGCCGTACGGAACCCACACGACTCCGGATGAGTCGTTCCAACTGCGTTGCACCAGCAGTTCACAGCGATCGACGCAAGAATTTGGTTGAACTAAATATTGACTGCACTCATGACGAGCTCCGGTTGAACTCTTTAGAACAAACTTGTGCGAAGCAGCGGCACCGTTCGTCGCTGTTGACAAGCTCAGTAGAAATAGCCAAAACATCTTCCGAGTTCTTTGAGGC
Coding sequences:
- the LOC120431970 gene encoding general odorant-binding protein 45-like, coding for MSAVKLKLPTHDVPAGKHAFIVISQPKGNLVWISTEASAAGSGPTGSGGGGGGAGGGGGGGGGSSSSTNDKDKYKPRLHTWNECDSVQDDVCRRAAVSRRCFCQNYGEIVQTAQLVPRTELEVASILQECIEFLQVSPDELDDYTRYNFQLNEQSRCLMRCVIIRQGLYDDERGPNLDRMYVQCGGYDVPEDEFKESARKCIDRLTEEFRCDKCALAARIVAECFPQESGPLFATIVAANLLKFKIRKTVKFFKKAF